The DNA segment AGATTACAAAGTCAGCCAACGACGCTCTCATTTAAAACCCGACGAATCGTATAACAGTGATTTAATTAAAATTCTTGAAGAAGAAAATGTTCTCGAAGAAAACGAAAAACTAATATTAACGGAAGAAAAAATCGCAAAGCAAATCAGTGATAAAGAAGAAGGAAAGTTTTAATTTCAGAAGAGTTTTTAGATTATAAAGAGTTGAAAAACATCTTTAATTAAACTACTGATAATCATTTCAAAATTACCAATATGAAAAATATTCTCGTTGCTACTGACCTAACCGAAATGGACGAAAAAATCATTAGCTATGCAAAATTTCTGAAAAAAAAATGGAATCTCGATACTATAAATTTTGTTCATAATATCCGTATCTATGACATTGATGACGCGCTAAAAGATCTCTTAGGAACAAAAGATATTAAATCTATCATTCATCGAAATCTTAACGCAAAAATTTCCAAGATTTTCCAGGAAGATCAAAATTATACTTTAGAAATCCTTGAAAATGCGAATACTGAGTATGCTTTAAAATATTGGGCAGAGCAAAATAACGTGAGTACTATTTTGCTAGGTTTTAAGCAAAAAGACAATGGAACGGCTGCAATGTCACAAAAGCTGATTCGTATTTTTAAAGGCGATGTGCTCCTGGTACCGGCAAATGCATCTCTGAGCTGGGATCGAATTTTGGTGCCGACAGATTTGAGCGCAATGTTTAAAATTGTGTTGGCAAAAATGGAAGTATTAAAAAAGCTAAATCCCCAAGTCGACTTTAAAATCGTGAAATCTTTTAATATTCCAACCGTGTTTTTCCCATATATTGATATCGAAGATCAGAAGGTTATAAATGAAGCTGAAAAGCACATTTATAAACAATTTATTGAAGCCAAAAAGAAATACAAAATTAGCGATGATGACATTTTTGTTGCAAGTTTTAGAGGCAAAAATAGTATTGTCGAGATCATTAAAAAGGAAAGCAAATCTTTTAATGCAGATCTGATATTGATGAGTGCCAAAGGAGATAGTAGTGTAAGTTCTATATTAATAGGTAGCACCATTAATGAATTGATTAATACTGCACCTTTTAAAGCTATTTATATATTAAAAGAAAAATAATTTTTTAATTACTGTTTTCTTTTCCATTTGTTGCAAAAAAATAATTCATTGCATACATACTGAATTAAATTTTAAACAATTTAGTTTACTTTATTGATTTCTGTTTCTCATGTTTTTTTAGATTTTATTTTCTAAAAGAAAACATTTGGATCGTCCACAATTTTCAATTTTAAAATATAATTTTTATACTTCTCTTTTTTAGCCTGCCCCCATTTTTTGATATTTGGGTCAGTTAATTCTATTAAGACAATACGACTAAGATATGATTTTTCTGTACCTGCATTCTCACCGGATTCAAAGCCATTAAGTTGGTCTAAATTATCTAGCCAGAATTTAAAAAATCCATTGTCAGAGTCTTTAACAACTCGCTTTAAAATTAAATATGATTTCTTCGTAGATAACTCCGACTTATCAAAACTCTCGAAAAGGTCCTGCGTAACTTTCTTCAGTTTATGATCCTCTCTGTTTACGATTAGTAAATTTGAATACGCATACAAGGTTCTGATAGACCTATCGCCCGCTTCATATTTTGCTCTAAGTCCTGAAGAATTAAATTGCGGAAGGACTGCTTTTTTGGCTTCATTTAATACTGCTTCTGCATTAATTTCGCCGCTGCTGTAGTGCAAAAAATTTTTGTCCTTATCAAAATACAGTAACACGGGAACACTATCAAAATGTAAATTTGCAGTTTTTAAAAAGGCTTTTTCAGCATCTGAAACTTCATTATACGTATTTATCGCATAATTGATAAAATTAGAATTGTAGTAGGAAATAATTTCAGCATCTTCTTTAAGTAGAGTACCAAGACGTTTGCAAACTGAGCAGTCTGAATTGTAGTATTCTATAAAGACATTTTTGTTTTGCGCTTTTGCTTTTTTAAAGGCATCAGATAGAGATCTTTCAAACACAACTTGTGCAGAAGTAAAAAGGCTTGTGAAAAGAAGGACAGCGAGATAAATATTTTTCAAAATAAATTATTTAAAGGAATAGCTAAATTTTATAAGTCTGGATTTCTAAAATAGATTGAAGTAATAAAAAAAATACTCTGGTTTAATTAATAAATATCAATATACTAAGATTTTTTAAAAATAAAATTGTTTTTAGAAAAACATAACAATAGTTTCATTTTGGCAAACAGAATTTCAATACTAGATTTTTAATTAGTAACAACTTGATTAAACCTCATCAGTCGGAAATTTCAAAAACTCTAGAATTCAGAATATGATTTTAAAATATAAAATTTGACTTCATATAATATTGAATAAATTATCAAGTACGTAAATTAGTTCTGTGCAAATTTTATAACTTCAATCGAAGTCAAATCTCATTCGTGCCCCACCTGATAAATGAGAATAATAGTATATCTCAACGATTAATTGTATAAAATTGAAGTCTTTCGGCGAAAGCCAAAAAAAAATTTAATTATAATACCATTCCACGATTACTGTGATTGATACAAAATTCTTATATTAGATAGATCATCTTTCTTAAAAAAACAATGTCCTATGAGTGATATTCCAAAATTTAAAATTTGTCTAACGATGGCAGGCGCCGTATCTGCTGGTGCTTTTACCGCAGGAGTTATGGATTACCTATTAGAAACTCTTGAATTATGGGAGCAGGCAAAAAATAAAAACAGCAGTTTAGGTCCCGATCATCCCGAATATGATTTGTCAATTCCGATGCATGATGTAGAAATCGACGTTATATCTGGTGCTTCGGCGGGTGGTATTTCTGGCGCACTTACTTTATTGAATGTGATGGATGCCAACTTTCAAGCAGTAAATAAGGACAATCCTTTGGGTAAAAATAATCGCTTTTATCAAAGTTGGGTCGAAATGGGAGACGATTCAAAGTCGACAACTTTTGAAAAAATGTTGGAAAATGATGATATCAAAAAGAATGAAAAACCGGAGTCTTTACTGAATTCTCGAGCAATTGATGTCATTGCAAACAACGCTTTGAACATTAAAACACAAAAAAAATTACCCTCATATATTTCAGAAAGTCTCGATTTGGTGCTGACAACTACAAATTTGCGCGGCTTAAATTTTAAAATTGATTTTGGCGGAAGCGATAAAAACGGTTCTATTATAACAAGTCACGCTGGCTTTTTTAGGTATAAGCTCGCCAATGATCTTTATCCGCAAGGCATTCCTGAAGGAGATAATATGTATTATGTTCTAGATTTAAATAATGCCAAAGATATGGGGTATTTAAAGGATGCAACTTTAAGCACCGCGGCATTTCCAATAGGACTTAAGTCTAGAGAAGTAGCTATTTCGCAAAAATATGTAGAGCGCTATCCCAACTATCTTTTTGGTCAGCGTACAGGAATTTCTCCTATTATTAAAGATAGTCCTGTCTATAAATTTAATTCCATTGATGGTGGATTGATAAATAATGAACCTTTCGCGATTGCATTAAAGATACTTAAAGAGAAAAATTTGGCCGACGTTCTTCTTGACCGTTATGCCGTTATTATGATGGATCCTTTTCCAAATCAAGATAATGATATCGAAGAAGAGAATCCTCCAAGAGATATTATTTCAATTGCTAAGGGAATGTTTAAGGCGTTGCGAAATCAAGTGATGTTTAATCAAGACGGTATTTTGGAGGCTCTTGATCAAACAAACCGCACCAAATATCTCATCGAACCGGTGCGAAAAGTGATGTCTGCGGGCGGATTGGTACGACCTAAGAACGATTTAGCGTCGGCACCTTTTAGCGGCTTTGCGGGATTTTTAGACAAGTCGTTCAGAAATCACGATTACCACCTTGGTAGGCAAAACTGCCAAAGTTTCCTACGCTATTATTTTGGAGTGCCAGAACCAGAAATTGCCGCTCGCCTTACGGATTGTCCAAATGTTGAAGCTTTTGAGAGATTTTCTTTTAATGAAATTCAGGCAGAACGTAAAAGTCCACGGTTATTTCCAATTATTCCAGATATGCGTGTATTGCACGCTGCAACAAATAAGTACGACTTGGAAAATTACGGAATTGACGCGCAATTAAAATATCCAGAATACCCTTCTATTTCTCAAAAAAATTTTCAGAAACGATACAAATCATTGCTTAAAAATCGAATTGAATCTGTATCTAATGCGTTGGTGTCAAACTTTTGGTTTTCAATTGTGAACAGGCTATTTTTAAGAAGTAAAGTTTACAATGAGCTAGAAAAAACCCTAGAAACAGAATTAAAAGAAGCGGGATTAATGCGATAATAAGATTAGCTGATCTATTTCCTTTACTCCCTATCAGATAAGGTAAAACTTAATATGAAATTAAATAATCTACCGCACTATCCTTAATGAAATTCGATAAGAATGACTCAAAATT comes from the Flavobacterium ardleyense genome and includes:
- a CDS encoding thioredoxin family protein, which produces MKNIYLAVLLFTSLFTSAQVVFERSLSDAFKKAKAQNKNVFIEYYNSDCSVCKRLGTLLKEDAEIISYYNSNFINYAINTYNEVSDAEKAFLKTANLHFDSVPVLLYFDKDKNFLHYSSGEINAEAVLNEAKKAVLPQFNSSGLRAKYEAGDRSIRTLYAYSNLLIVNREDHKLKKVTQDLFESFDKSELSTKKSYLILKRVVKDSDNGFFKFWLDNLDQLNGFESGENAGTEKSYLSRIVLIELTDPNIKKWGQAKKEKYKNYILKLKIVDDPNVFF
- a CDS encoding universal stress protein, translated to MKNILVATDLTEMDEKIISYAKFLKKKWNLDTINFVHNIRIYDIDDALKDLLGTKDIKSIIHRNLNAKISKIFQEDQNYTLEILENANTEYALKYWAEQNNVSTILLGFKQKDNGTAAMSQKLIRIFKGDVLLVPANASLSWDRILVPTDLSAMFKIVLAKMEVLKKLNPQVDFKIVKSFNIPTVFFPYIDIEDQKVINEAEKHIYKQFIEAKKKYKISDDDIFVASFRGKNSIVEIIKKESKSFNADLILMSAKGDSSVSSILIGSTINELINTAPFKAIYILKEK
- a CDS encoding patatin-like phospholipase family protein translates to MSDIPKFKICLTMAGAVSAGAFTAGVMDYLLETLELWEQAKNKNSSLGPDHPEYDLSIPMHDVEIDVISGASAGGISGALTLLNVMDANFQAVNKDNPLGKNNRFYQSWVEMGDDSKSTTFEKMLENDDIKKNEKPESLLNSRAIDVIANNALNIKTQKKLPSYISESLDLVLTTTNLRGLNFKIDFGGSDKNGSIITSHAGFFRYKLANDLYPQGIPEGDNMYYVLDLNNAKDMGYLKDATLSTAAFPIGLKSREVAISQKYVERYPNYLFGQRTGISPIIKDSPVYKFNSIDGGLINNEPFAIALKILKEKNLADVLLDRYAVIMMDPFPNQDNDIEEENPPRDIISIAKGMFKALRNQVMFNQDGILEALDQTNRTKYLIEPVRKVMSAGGLVRPKNDLASAPFSGFAGFLDKSFRNHDYHLGRQNCQSFLRYYFGVPEPEIAARLTDCPNVEAFERFSFNEIQAERKSPRLFPIIPDMRVLHAATNKYDLENYGIDAQLKYPEYPSISQKNFQKRYKSLLKNRIESVSNALVSNFWFSIVNRLFLRSKVYNELEKTLETELKEAGLMR